A portion of the Stigmatella aurantiaca DW4/3-1 genome contains these proteins:
- a CDS encoding YdcF family protein — protein MRPSSLRASSGALRRLLLALLGGLTCGVFGLAWRVDRFGQQERAAPADVLVVLGARVLPGGVPSGALLARVEKAVALYHQGLASRLLFSGGVGVNPPSEAQVMRALAVRLGVPAEACFLEEQSHSTEQNARFSAQVLRALGAERVVVVSDPYHLLRARQYFRLEGWEVATSPALLTERNLHAADRFYWTVREAFALLLHPRVLLARSPSR, from the coding sequence ATGAGGCCTTCCTCCCTCCGCGCCAGTTCGGGTGCCCTGCGGCGCCTTCTTCTCGCCCTGCTGGGAGGGCTGACGTGTGGGGTGTTTGGGCTGGCGTGGCGTGTGGACCGCTTCGGCCAACAGGAGCGGGCGGCCCCAGCGGATGTGCTGGTGGTGTTGGGGGCCCGGGTGCTCCCGGGCGGCGTTCCCTCGGGGGCGTTGCTCGCCCGGGTGGAGAAGGCCGTGGCGCTCTACCATCAAGGGCTGGCGTCCCGGCTCCTGTTCTCCGGAGGGGTGGGGGTGAATCCTCCCTCCGAGGCGCAGGTCATGCGCGCGCTGGCGGTGCGGCTCGGGGTCCCAGCGGAGGCGTGCTTCTTGGAGGAGCAGAGCCACTCCACGGAGCAGAATGCCCGCTTCAGCGCCCAGGTGTTGCGCGCCCTGGGGGCCGAGCGTGTGGTGGTGGTCTCGGATCCCTATCACCTGCTGCGGGCGCGTCAGTACTTCCGGCTGGAGGGGTGGGAGGTGGCCACCAGCCCCGCGCTCCTTACCGAGCGCAACCTCCACGCGGCGGATCGCTTCTACTGGACGGTGCGAGAGGCCTTCGCCTTGCTCCTGCATCCCCGGGTGCTGCTGGCCCGGAGCCCCTCACGCTGA
- a CDS encoding MarR family winged helix-turn-helix transcriptional regulator, whose protein sequence is MSRNIPDPEEAPASEVSRLLQLMYRLGRRRSLRDPIAGLCEQFQFTPPQVHALLWLGQDGPLTMGELARRLGITEKTVTGVVDRLEREGHLQRERVHEDRRVVRCRLTGSGQQTFQQLHQLVNQALSQLLEMLDGSDRKALFRIIEKLVRRLDTSPEPQAPEEESA, encoded by the coding sequence GTGTCACGGAATATCCCGGATCCAGAGGAAGCCCCTGCCAGCGAAGTGTCGCGGCTCTTACAGCTGATGTACAGGCTGGGCCGCCGCCGTTCGCTCCGTGATCCCATCGCGGGTCTCTGCGAGCAGTTCCAGTTCACGCCGCCTCAGGTCCATGCCCTGCTGTGGCTGGGCCAGGACGGCCCACTGACCATGGGGGAGCTGGCCCGGCGGCTGGGCATCACCGAGAAGACGGTGACGGGGGTCGTCGATCGCCTCGAGCGCGAGGGCCACCTTCAGCGCGAACGGGTCCACGAGGATCGCCGGGTCGTCCGCTGCCGCCTGACCGGCTCTGGCCAGCAAACCTTCCAGCAGCTTCACCAACTGGTGAACCAAGCCCTGAGCCAGTTGCTGGAGATGCTGGACGGCAGCGACCGCAAGGCCTTGTTCCGGATCATCGAGAAGCTCGTCCGCAGGCTCGACACGTCCCCGGAGCCGCAGGCCCCGGAAGAGGAGTCAGCGTGA
- a CDS encoding type III polyketide synthase, whose product MHSAPSLASVPFLRAVGRGLPPHYAQQEQLIGSLRALWAQKHFNLERLEDLHRAVSVSGRFLALPLEEYPALATFQQRNDAWIRCAAELGEKVVAQALEKAGLAPQDIDHIFFVTVTGLATPSIEARLANQLGFRSDIKRTPIFGLGCVAGAAGLARAADYLRAFPGHTAVVLSVELCSLTLQREDLSIPNIIASGLFGDGAACVVLQGAEAGPRRPSPRVVASRSVFYPDTERIMGWDIVDTGFKVVLSAKVPQLVKEHIRGDVDSFLAAHRLSRADIRHWIAHTGGPKVLQAFEEGLELPEGAIARSWASLKEVGNLSSASVLFVLGETLESQAPREGDWGVVMAMGPGFCSELVLLRW is encoded by the coding sequence ATGCACAGCGCACCCTCCTTGGCCTCAGTTCCTTTCCTCCGAGCGGTTGGGCGCGGCCTTCCGCCCCATTACGCCCAACAGGAGCAGCTCATCGGGTCCTTGCGCGCCTTGTGGGCCCAGAAGCACTTCAACCTCGAGCGGCTGGAGGATCTTCACCGCGCGGTGAGTGTGTCGGGCCGCTTTCTGGCCCTGCCCCTCGAGGAGTACCCCGCGCTGGCCACCTTCCAGCAGCGCAACGATGCGTGGATTCGTTGTGCGGCGGAGCTGGGCGAGAAGGTGGTGGCCCAGGCCTTGGAGAAGGCGGGGCTCGCCCCCCAGGACATCGACCACATCTTCTTCGTGACGGTGACGGGGCTGGCCACGCCCAGCATCGAGGCGCGGTTGGCCAACCAGCTGGGGTTTCGCTCCGACATCAAACGCACCCCCATTTTTGGCTTGGGGTGCGTGGCCGGTGCGGCGGGGCTGGCCCGGGCGGCCGACTACCTGCGGGCCTTTCCTGGCCACACGGCGGTGGTGCTCTCCGTGGAGCTGTGCTCGCTGACGTTGCAGCGGGAGGACCTGTCCATTCCCAACATCATTGCCTCGGGCCTCTTCGGGGATGGGGCCGCGTGTGTGGTGTTGCAGGGGGCAGAGGCGGGTCCCCGGCGCCCCTCTCCCCGCGTGGTGGCCTCGCGGTCGGTGTTCTACCCCGACACCGAGCGCATCATGGGGTGGGACATCGTCGATACGGGCTTCAAGGTGGTGCTGTCGGCCAAGGTGCCGCAGCTCGTGAAAGAGCACATCCGCGGCGATGTGGATTCGTTCCTCGCCGCGCACCGGCTGAGCCGCGCCGACATCCGGCATTGGATCGCCCATACCGGGGGGCCCAAGGTGCTCCAAGCGTTCGAGGAGGGTTTGGAGCTGCCCGAGGGGGCTATTGCGCGTTCCTGGGCGTCGTTGAAGGAGGTGGGCAATCTGTCCTCCGCCTCGGTTCTCTTCGTGCTGGGGGAGACGCTGGAGTCCCAGGCGCCTCGCGAGGGCGACTGGGGGGTGGTGATGGCGATGGGGCCCGGGTTCTGCTCCGAACTGGTGCTGCTGCGATGGTGA
- a CDS encoding isoprenylcysteine carboxyl methyltransferase family protein, with product MVSPSQAVFLGYMGALAAERLVELVLSRRNAARAFAQGGLERGQGHYRVMVVFHSLFLVACVAEVFVLRRPFPGALGWAALGAAVMAQALRYWAIATLGERWNSRIIVIPGLPPVTGGPYRFLRHPNYVAVVLELLAVPLIHGAWLTALVFTVGNAALLYVRIRAEEQALGEVYAQAFVHHPRFIPEVRRG from the coding sequence ATGGTGAGCCCCTCGCAGGCGGTGTTTCTGGGCTACATGGGGGCGCTCGCCGCCGAGCGGCTCGTTGAGCTGGTGCTCTCGCGGCGGAATGCCGCCCGCGCGTTTGCGCAGGGGGGGCTCGAGCGGGGGCAAGGCCACTACCGGGTGATGGTGGTCTTCCACTCGCTCTTTCTCGTGGCGTGCGTGGCGGAGGTCTTCGTGCTGCGACGGCCTTTTCCGGGCGCGCTGGGGTGGGCCGCATTGGGGGCCGCGGTGATGGCCCAGGCGTTGCGCTACTGGGCCATCGCGACGCTCGGCGAGCGGTGGAACTCTCGCATCATCGTCATCCCCGGGCTGCCGCCCGTGACAGGGGGGCCGTACCGCTTTCTGCGCCACCCCAACTATGTGGCGGTGGTGCTGGAGTTGCTCGCGGTGCCGCTCATCCACGGGGCGTGGTTGACGGCCCTGGTGTTCACCGTGGGCAACGCCGCGCTGCTCTATGTGCGCATCCGAGCGGAGGAGCAGGCGCTTGGAGAGGTGTATGCGCAAGCGTTCGTTCACCATCCCCGCTTCATCCCAGAGGTGCGCCGTGGTTGA
- a CDS encoding acyl carrier protein yields MVELEQEVVVEIRRIAIEELEWKGSVEPNHDLLKDLQLDSLGLTVMAVGLENRFRVKLSEEDAAGLHTVADLARLVAVRVSSAGEVRT; encoded by the coding sequence GTGGTTGAGCTGGAACAGGAAGTCGTGGTGGAGATCCGCCGCATCGCCATCGAGGAGCTGGAGTGGAAGGGGTCGGTGGAGCCCAACCACGATCTGCTGAAGGACTTGCAGCTCGACAGCTTGGGGCTGACGGTGATGGCCGTGGGGCTGGAGAACCGCTTCCGGGTGAAGCTGTCCGAGGAGGACGCGGCGGGCCTTCACACCGTGGCGGATCTTGCCCGGCTGGTGGCCGTCCGGGTCAGCTCGGCGGGAGAGGTGCGGACATGA